In one window of Leptospira sp. GIMC2001 DNA:
- a CDS encoding alpha/beta fold hydrolase produces MSLFFKLYFNNSEVDSPEFIKTSKHPIVILHGLFGSSKNWVSVAKNLSKDRLVYSLDLRNHGNSPHYSSHTLNDMVEDLREFLIENNILKPIVLGHSMGGLVAMLYFLKSRSELGADVSGRSLADLCGIIIQDIAPRHYQFQYEREVEAMSLDVSKANSRQEIDNLMKEIVPNTFIRQFLLMNLERKEIQSPNESNYYWKLNLPAIVGDRKLFSSNFELFNPVHDSGVLFMLGSNSEYMEPQDRPLMQKFFPNATIVEIEGGGHYIHYTHANEFISNIMKWLELKNI; encoded by the coding sequence ATGAGTTTATTTTTCAAATTGTATTTTAACAATAGCGAGGTTGATTCACCTGAATTTATAAAAACTTCGAAGCATCCGATTGTAATTCTTCATGGGCTATTTGGATCATCAAAAAACTGGGTAAGCGTCGCAAAAAATTTATCTAAAGATCGATTAGTTTATTCTTTAGATTTGCGCAACCATGGAAATTCACCACATTATTCAAGTCATACGTTGAATGACATGGTTGAGGATTTAAGAGAATTCTTGATTGAGAATAATATTTTAAAACCGATAGTGCTTGGGCATTCTATGGGTGGTCTTGTTGCCATGTTATATTTTTTAAAATCTAGATCAGAGCTTGGAGCTGATGTATCTGGTAGAAGTCTTGCGGATTTATGCGGAATTATCATTCAAGATATTGCTCCCAGACATTACCAATTTCAATATGAAAGGGAAGTTGAAGCAATGAGCCTAGATGTTTCGAAAGCAAATTCAAGGCAAGAAATTGACAATCTTATGAAAGAAATTGTTCCGAATACTTTTATTCGACAGTTTTTACTAATGAATCTTGAACGAAAAGAAATTCAATCACCAAATGAGAGTAATTACTATTGGAAATTGAACTTACCTGCGATAGTAGGAGATCGAAAATTATTTTCCAGTAATTTTGAGCTATTTAACCCTGTCCATGATTCTGGAGTATTGTTCATGTTAGGCAGTAATTCTGAATACATGGAACCCCAGGATAGACCTTTAATGCAGAAGTTTTTCCCAAACGCGACGATAGTTGAAATTGAGGGTGGTGGACATTACATTCATTATACTCACGCTAATGAATTTATTTCTAATATTATGAAATGGCTAGAATTGAAGAATATTTGA
- a CDS encoding CBS domain-containing protein, which translates to MVFIWVSTGVSEPYHPQAQLYPTVPKVRSIQDSKAISAELMDSETDRKSYTARNYVAKSYEANSNPTSPGDPIKYVDEIMTQNVETLHLDSSIEDARNFFTKKRFRHVPIVDRKNNLIGIISDRDILRLLADSVSLESKVAEFMKGKVLSAQSDTPIREAASVMFHQKIGCLPVLGTHHEIKGIITRSDILRTVINNPPLDLYA; encoded by the coding sequence ATGGTTTTTATCTGGGTTTCAACAGGTGTATCCGAACCATATCATCCGCAAGCCCAGCTCTATCCAACAGTTCCGAAAGTAAGATCCATTCAAGACTCGAAAGCAATCAGCGCTGAATTAATGGATTCGGAGACGGATCGCAAATCGTATACAGCACGAAATTATGTAGCAAAATCTTATGAAGCAAATTCGAATCCGACCAGTCCTGGCGACCCAATTAAATATGTTGATGAGATTATGACTCAGAATGTCGAAACATTACATTTGGATTCTTCAATTGAAGATGCTCGAAATTTTTTTACTAAAAAAAGATTCAGGCATGTTCCAATCGTTGATCGGAAAAACAATCTTATAGGGATTATCTCAGATCGTGACATATTGCGTCTGTTAGCTGACTCAGTATCGCTTGAATCAAAAGTTGCAGAATTCATGAAAGGAAAGGTTTTATCTGCGCAATCAGATACCCCAATTCGGGAGGCGGCTTCTGTAATGTTTCATCAGAAAATCGGTTGTCTACCAGTGCTTGGGACACATCATGAGATCAAGGGCATAATTACTCGGTCCGATATTTTACGAACTGTTATAAATAATCCTCCGCTTGATCTTTATGCTTAA
- a CDS encoding SH3 domain-containing protein gives MRASKCKNLVFWFGLNKWVCRLKYSNLCILINLILVIGGFQSLHSEELPSEYQVHIRSYSVPLYLSPDKKSEVIAVLPYGHSVNWDGEYLLDPSKQWIPVKEKNGLAGFLMRSQTIVYKRQKRFEVLSKEVDRQIQFISSLKKEADVTNSRLLESAIQLTDFLFDSVSEANYSGDQFLYLKARAGESLAITAIHINERDHVDFISRYNNFMTKVADSESSIVRLDQNYFWKYASLYQNLKSGQLSAELAIEYTPDPNCDKEPSCYLEYLTDTYLRYLLIYPFGRKSKSYQTLVTKLLNDYTRDFDQVRCFPPSPPSMYKKIEDFKNRMKKILDTYSTKDQITDQSSRSFKNKYPWYVNWKLSIQKIEKECFPRI, from the coding sequence TTGAGAGCAAGTAAATGTAAAAATTTGGTATTTTGGTTTGGCCTAAATAAATGGGTATGCAGATTAAAATATTCGAATCTTTGCATTTTAATCAATCTTATTCTTGTTATTGGGGGATTCCAATCACTTCATAGCGAAGAACTTCCTTCAGAATATCAGGTTCATATACGAAGCTATTCTGTTCCCCTCTACCTAAGTCCTGATAAAAAATCCGAAGTCATAGCCGTTCTGCCATATGGGCATTCTGTCAATTGGGATGGAGAATATTTGCTGGATCCCAGTAAGCAATGGATTCCTGTAAAAGAAAAGAATGGATTAGCTGGGTTTTTGATGAGATCCCAGACCATTGTTTACAAAAGACAAAAACGGTTTGAGGTGTTATCCAAAGAAGTTGATCGCCAAATTCAATTTATCTCTTCATTGAAGAAAGAAGCTGATGTAACAAACTCTCGGTTGCTTGAGTCCGCAATTCAATTAACAGATTTCCTTTTTGATTCAGTAAGTGAAGCAAACTATTCAGGAGATCAATTTTTATATTTAAAAGCAAGAGCGGGAGAAAGTCTTGCGATTACAGCAATCCATATCAATGAGCGAGATCATGTTGATTTTATTTCTAGATACAATAACTTTATGACAAAAGTTGCAGATTCGGAATCAAGCATAGTTCGATTGGATCAGAACTATTTTTGGAAATATGCATCTTTATATCAAAATTTGAAATCAGGGCAGCTGTCCGCTGAATTAGCAATCGAATATACACCTGATCCTAATTGTGATAAAGAGCCATCTTGTTATTTAGAATATCTTACTGATACATACTTACGTTATTTACTGATTTATCCATTTGGAAGAAAATCTAAATCCTATCAAACTTTAGTCACGAAATTGTTAAATGATTACACGAGGGACTTTGATCAAGTTCGATGTTTTCCCCCATCACCGCCATCTATGTATAAGAAAATCGAAGACTTCAAGAATCGAATGAAAAAAATATTAGATACCTATTCAACTAAAGATCAAATTACAGATCAATCCAGTCGATCATTCAAAAATAAATATCCATGGTATGTAAATTGGAAATTATCAATTCAAAAAATTGAAAAGGAATGCTTTCCTAGAATATGA
- a CDS encoding universal stress protein: MNKLIQKILVPIDGSESSKKALEMGIAIAKASSAQLTVLEVVEDFGPLPGYYEAAPPGKDRVKWISEQRFEKVHPILDGSEIRWDRKVMEGYAADEIVRVADEGKYDLIVIGSRGLSPIGRFLVGSVSDRVVHHAHCSVTIVR; encoded by the coding sequence ATGAATAAACTGATTCAGAAAATTCTTGTTCCCATTGATGGTTCAGAGAGCTCCAAGAAAGCACTTGAAATGGGCATTGCAATAGCTAAGGCATCATCAGCTCAATTGACCGTTTTAGAAGTAGTGGAAGATTTTGGTCCACTACCTGGCTATTATGAAGCAGCGCCTCCAGGTAAAGATAGAGTAAAATGGATCTCTGAGCAAAGATTCGAAAAAGTACATCCAATTCTAGATGGAAGTGAAATTCGTTGGGATAGGAAAGTTATGGAAGGCTATGCTGCAGACGAAATCGTTCGAGTTGCGGATGAAGGTAAGTATGATTTAATCGTAATAGGATCTAGAGGACTATCTCCAATCGGTCGTTTCCTAGTGGGGTCGGTTTCAGACAGAGTTGTTCATCATGCTCATTGCTCTGTAACAATCGTTAGATAA
- a CDS encoding DUF1564 family protein produces the protein MDFDYKSGEVVFESEPVSEIELFPNIEPVVTILLEPYLERRFRELSKLNGGNRLFFHKLVLKYSSLVQPNGIFPESKSDRTVYQVKGEYTRLNFRPMSTDWATIGLLALSLGVSRCLLIKWMLDMEVMDSKSDGVPTKSRPHNITILKLHLNSGKKKLTRRLKKLRIYKYPTNYQEIARRKQYFSKYSSHIPRDPD, from the coding sequence ATGGATTTTGATTATAAATCAGGGGAAGTTGTTTTCGAATCTGAGCCAGTATCTGAGATTGAACTTTTCCCAAACATTGAGCCCGTTGTGACAATATTATTAGAGCCTTATTTAGAAAGGCGGTTTCGTGAATTGTCAAAGTTAAATGGTGGGAATCGATTATTTTTCCATAAGCTTGTATTGAAGTATTCCTCGCTCGTCCAACCAAATGGAATATTTCCGGAATCAAAGAGTGATCGAACGGTGTATCAAGTTAAAGGTGAGTATACGCGATTGAATTTTCGACCTATGTCTACTGATTGGGCTACTATTGGTTTGCTAGCCTTGAGTTTAGGTGTGTCGCGTTGTCTTTTGATTAAGTGGATGTTGGATATGGAGGTAATGGATTCAAAATCTGATGGAGTTCCTACAAAATCTCGTCCTCACAACATAACCATCCTCAAACTTCACCTAAACTCCGGCAAAAAAAAATTGACTCGCAGGCTCAAAAAACTGCGAATATATAAATACCCAACAAATTATCAGGAAATAGCCCGGCGCAAACAGTATTTCTCAAAATATTCCAGTCATATTCCGAGGGATCCAGATTAA
- a CDS encoding pyridoxal phosphate-dependent aminotransferase has protein sequence MKLVARRLDVVEPSPTLAITAKANALKASGVDVIGFGAGEPDFDTPDHIKVAAKKAMDLGKTKYTPVSGTVGLKEAILAKFKKENGLDYEKNQVIVGTGGKQVIYNFFMATLNPGDEVIIPAPYWVSYADIVRLAEGVPVIVSTTPESNFQITPVQLEANITPRTKVFIFNSPSNPTGAAYSKKDVQALCDILVNHDIITLSDDIYEKIIYDGLEFCNPAMISQAMKEKTFIVNGVSKAYSMTGWRIGYGVGNAEIVKNMDTMQGQSTSNASSISQAAAEEALKADQDCVETMRIAFDKRRKLIVDLLNEIPGIQCNLPQGAFYAFPYIDGVYSLPKFQAILNSEANAKSDKKNSSPNKSTVFCDILLNKYNVAAVPGIAFGDDNALRLSYALGEDDIRKGVERIKKMVSDLS, from the coding sequence ATGAAGTTAGTTGCTAGACGTCTAGATGTAGTTGAGCCTTCTCCGACACTTGCTATCACTGCAAAAGCAAATGCATTGAAAGCGAGTGGTGTGGATGTTATTGGTTTTGGTGCTGGGGAACCAGATTTTGATACTCCTGACCATATTAAGGTCGCGGCAAAGAAAGCAATGGACCTGGGCAAAACCAAATACACTCCTGTCTCTGGAACGGTCGGACTCAAAGAAGCCATTTTAGCTAAGTTCAAGAAAGAGAATGGACTCGATTATGAGAAAAATCAAGTCATAGTTGGAACTGGAGGCAAACAGGTTATTTACAACTTCTTTATGGCAACATTGAATCCAGGAGACGAGGTAATTATACCAGCGCCTTACTGGGTCAGTTATGCAGATATTGTTCGTCTTGCCGAAGGTGTTCCTGTCATCGTTTCAACCACTCCAGAATCTAACTTTCAAATTACGCCAGTTCAGTTAGAGGCAAATATTACACCAAGAACGAAAGTTTTTATTTTCAATTCTCCTTCAAATCCTACTGGGGCTGCCTATTCCAAAAAAGATGTCCAGGCACTATGCGATATATTAGTAAATCATGATATTATTACTTTGAGTGATGATATATATGAGAAAATTATTTATGACGGCTTGGAATTTTGCAATCCTGCAATGATAAGCCAAGCTATGAAAGAGAAAACTTTTATTGTAAACGGTGTATCAAAAGCCTATTCGATGACAGGTTGGAGAATAGGCTATGGAGTGGGTAATGCAGAGATTGTCAAGAATATGGATACTATGCAAGGTCAATCAACTTCTAATGCATCTTCTATATCTCAAGCAGCTGCTGAAGAAGCACTAAAAGCCGATCAAGATTGTGTTGAGACAATGCGAATTGCTTTTGATAAAAGAAGAAAATTGATAGTCGACCTACTCAATGAGATCCCTGGTATTCAATGTAATCTTCCGCAAGGTGCATTCTATGCTTTTCCTTATATTGATGGGGTATATTCTTTGCCGAAATTTCAAGCAATATTGAATTCAGAAGCGAATGCAAAATCAGATAAGAAGAATAGTTCACCAAACAAAAGCACTGTTTTTTGTGATATATTGTTGAATAAATACAATGTTGCTGCTGTACCAGGTATAGCATTTGGTGATGACAACGCTCTAAGATTATCGTATGCTCTCGGTGAAGACGATATTCGAAAGGGAGTTGAAAGAATAAAGAAAATGGTTTCGGATTTGTCTTGA
- a CDS encoding sodium:solute symporter family transporter — protein sequence MYIDLIIILAFFVLTMGLGFYFKNHSTSNNDYFLGGRSIPWWVLSLSLVATETSTLTFLGIPALSYVGDYSFLSLAIGMIIGRIISAIYILPKYISKEYTSIYEWIGDVFGKNSQKSLSALFSLIRILADGVRLYAASLPLSFLLFQFFPEEYSFDQISIISLIIISLSTIFYSAYGGFKAVVWNDFIQFFIYLAGGIICIVLLYMDYGNIEINWNIFHSTMRKDDGNWDPYFFLFSIPGGILLSLGSHGTDQMIVQRLLACRSLAESRIALISSGFIVFVQFVLFLLIGSYLIHALPNSSMPNRVFSEYIVNSVPSPFRGLILAGVFASAMSTLSSTLNSLALTTKIDLNFSWLKKISTIALTGFWGCILLSSSLLPFFLDEKTKSSIVELGLTFSSYVFGPMVALFFLEILNIPKPDLKLKNFFPVVLFLSIALLFLITYRFQAPFTWMVGLGILAFNFIYGLGFGFIKIRTKRL from the coding sequence TTGTACATCGATCTAATTATCATTTTAGCTTTTTTTGTCCTAACCATGGGACTAGGTTTCTATTTCAAAAATCATTCAACGTCGAATAACGATTATTTTCTTGGTGGTAGAAGTATACCTTGGTGGGTTCTCAGTTTATCATTGGTTGCTACAGAGACATCAACTCTAACATTCTTGGGGATTCCAGCATTGAGTTATGTGGGTGATTATTCATTTCTCTCACTTGCAATTGGAATGATCATTGGGCGAATCATCTCAGCTATTTACATTTTACCTAAATATATTTCAAAAGAATACACAAGTATTTATGAATGGATAGGAGATGTTTTCGGTAAAAATTCCCAGAAAAGTTTATCTGCTCTTTTTTCTTTAATTCGAATTCTGGCAGATGGGGTTAGACTTTATGCCGCATCCCTTCCTTTATCTTTTTTATTATTTCAATTTTTTCCTGAAGAATACAGTTTCGATCAAATATCGATAATCAGTTTAATCATTATTAGTTTATCAACTATTTTCTATTCAGCATATGGCGGGTTTAAGGCAGTTGTATGGAATGATTTTATTCAGTTCTTTATTTATTTAGCTGGTGGAATAATCTGTATAGTATTGCTTTATATGGATTATGGTAATATTGAAATAAACTGGAATATTTTTCACAGCACCATGCGAAAAGATGATGGCAATTGGGATCCGTATTTTTTTCTATTCTCCATACCAGGTGGTATATTGTTGAGTCTAGGCTCACATGGGACAGACCAAATGATCGTGCAAAGATTACTTGCTTGCAGATCACTTGCTGAGAGTCGCATAGCGTTAATTAGTTCAGGATTTATTGTATTTGTACAATTTGTTTTATTTCTCCTGATTGGATCCTACCTGATTCACGCTTTACCAAATTCCAGTATGCCGAATCGAGTTTTTTCTGAATACATTGTGAACTCAGTCCCTTCGCCATTTAGGGGTCTTATACTTGCAGGAGTTTTCGCAAGTGCTATGTCAACTTTATCAAGTACTTTAAATTCTTTAGCTCTTACTACAAAGATTGATCTAAATTTTAGTTGGCTCAAAAAAATATCTACAATTGCTCTAACAGGTTTTTGGGGTTGTATATTACTTTCATCCTCTCTTTTGCCCTTTTTTCTAGATGAAAAAACTAAGTCTAGTATTGTCGAGCTAGGCTTGACTTTTTCATCTTATGTATTTGGACCAATGGTTGCTTTGTTTTTTCTAGAAATTTTAAATATTCCTAAGCCCGATTTGAAATTGAAGAACTTTTTCCCAGTTGTGTTATTCTTAAGTATAGCTCTATTGTTTCTAATTACTTATAGATTCCAAGCACCGTTTACATGGATGGTTGGTTTAGGTATATTAGCTTTCAATTTTATTTACGGTTTAGGATTTGGTTTTATAAAAATTCGTACCAAGCGTCTATGA
- a CDS encoding YihY/virulence factor BrkB family protein gives MKKIIRFIQLIRVTDIHGLASEVSFTFLITLFPLIVVFVSLLSIFQDSKTINLLTEQVGKILPDPIFLPIEKSVANLTKIKSFKAFALSLIFSIFTGFTIFASVSKSIRKIYGLKESVPLYKSILVSMKLFAISAIIFIILSYLIYGMYTMEGFLFKKWKFTYLRKNPEFFIAPVSLIFLSFLFATIYRLASHKKIPWKFHWFGGILASMLWVPVSLGFQWYLQFKNLTVNYSYAYDLISKMVVLMLYTYLSFTFFLWGAVWNRVGFERKRFPLKYAPKS, from the coding sequence TTGAAAAAAATTATTAGGTTCATTCAACTAATCAGAGTTACCGATATCCACGGACTTGCGTCCGAGGTTTCATTTACATTCCTGATTACTCTTTTCCCATTAATCGTCGTGTTTGTAAGTCTTCTAAGTATATTCCAAGATTCAAAAACAATTAATCTATTAACAGAACAAGTTGGAAAAATTCTACCGGATCCTATTTTTCTTCCCATAGAAAAAAGTGTCGCAAATCTAACGAAAATTAAAAGCTTCAAAGCCTTTGCTCTCAGTTTAATTTTTTCAATCTTTACTGGATTCACAATATTTGCCTCAGTTTCCAAATCGATTCGTAAAATTTACGGACTAAAGGAATCAGTTCCTCTTTATAAATCGATCTTGGTATCTATGAAATTATTTGCAATTTCGGCAATAATATTTATTATATTATCATATTTGATATATGGAATGTACACCATGGAAGGTTTTTTATTTAAAAAGTGGAAGTTCACTTATTTGAGAAAAAATCCAGAATTTTTTATCGCGCCAGTCAGCCTAATTTTTCTATCATTTCTATTCGCAACTATTTATCGACTCGCATCACATAAGAAAATACCATGGAAGTTTCATTGGTTCGGAGGTATTCTTGCAAGTATGCTATGGGTTCCAGTGAGCCTTGGTTTCCAATGGTATCTCCAATTCAAAAATTTAACAGTAAATTACAGTTATGCATATGATCTGATCTCCAAGATGGTTGTCTTAATGCTCTACACATATTTAAGTTTTACTTTTTTTCTATGGGGTGCTGTCTGGAACCGCGTGGGCTTTGAACGAAAGCGATTCCCTTTGAAATATGCTCCTAAGTCATAG
- a CDS encoding N-acyl-D-amino-acid deacylase family protein, with translation MDVLIKNGLVFSGDSTPPKKSNIFISNGVIQMITTNEIPENHSMKVIDANGNWVMPGFIDFHTHYDAEIEAAPGLTESLRHGVTTVSLGSCSLSLALGTPEDLADMFSRVEAIPREEVLPLLQKVKNWNSLRTYKDHLNSLPLGPNVTSFIGHSCLRAHVMGLERSLTKGVKPTRQEMDKMNALLEDALQEGYMGMSINTLIWDKMDGKRFRSRPLPSTFANWSEYRHFNRTLRKWGRIFQGVPNVSSKYNLVLFMAESVGLFRKKLKTTIISMMDVKSNRFIYKLLGALSRILNKLFNADFKYQSLPEVFDLYADGVDVVVFEEFGAGTAAIHLQDMVERKKLLQDSKYRSWFRRQWTNIFLPRIFHRDFNDSKIVECPDASLVGKSFYEVSKERKQHVVDCFLDLCAEYGNDIRWYTVIANDRLEPLQTIVSHPDVMIGFSDAGAHLRGMAHYNFPLRLLKLVRDAELAGKPFMTMEKAISRVTGELADWLGIDAGHIEIGKRADIVIVRPEFLNQELGTDCEAPMPEFGNFVRLVRRNNKTVQAVLVNGKIAVIDGEPISEVGKSKDYGKFLECYLGNNDAVPTMDEEVEPNLVMAVG, from the coding sequence ATGGATGTTTTGATCAAGAACGGGCTTGTGTTCAGTGGGGATTCAACTCCCCCGAAAAAATCCAATATATTTATTAGCAATGGTGTGATTCAGATGATCACAACCAATGAGATCCCTGAGAATCATTCGATGAAAGTTATTGATGCAAACGGCAATTGGGTGATGCCAGGATTTATAGATTTTCATACTCACTATGATGCTGAAATAGAAGCAGCTCCTGGTCTAACAGAGTCTTTGCGACATGGTGTGACAACTGTATCATTGGGAAGCTGTTCACTTAGTCTCGCACTTGGAACACCAGAAGATTTGGCTGATATGTTCAGCCGAGTGGAAGCGATTCCCAGAGAAGAGGTTCTTCCCTTACTTCAAAAAGTGAAAAATTGGAATAGTCTGCGAACCTATAAAGATCATCTCAATTCACTTCCACTTGGACCAAATGTAACTTCTTTTATCGGCCATTCTTGCTTACGCGCTCATGTGATGGGTCTTGAAAGATCTCTAACGAAAGGTGTAAAGCCAACACGCCAGGAAATGGACAAAATGAACGCATTACTTGAGGATGCTCTTCAAGAAGGTTATATGGGAATGAGCATCAACACTTTGATTTGGGATAAAATGGATGGCAAAAGGTTTCGATCTAGACCACTTCCTTCAACTTTTGCTAATTGGTCAGAGTATAGACATTTCAATCGAACACTGCGTAAATGGGGACGTATTTTTCAAGGTGTACCAAATGTCTCATCGAAATACAACCTTGTTCTTTTTATGGCTGAAAGCGTAGGACTTTTTCGGAAAAAATTAAAAACTACAATTATATCAATGATGGATGTCAAAAGCAATCGCTTCATTTATAAACTATTAGGTGCTCTTTCTAGAATTTTAAATAAATTATTTAATGCGGATTTTAAATATCAGTCTTTGCCTGAAGTTTTTGATTTGTATGCGGATGGAGTAGATGTAGTGGTCTTTGAGGAATTTGGAGCAGGAACTGCAGCAATACATTTACAGGATATGGTCGAAAGAAAAAAATTATTGCAAGATTCAAAATACAGATCTTGGTTTCGCAGACAATGGACTAATATTTTTCTACCTCGAATTTTCCATAGAGATTTTAACGATTCTAAAATCGTGGAATGTCCAGATGCATCCTTGGTTGGTAAATCATTTTACGAAGTTTCTAAAGAAAGAAAACAACATGTCGTCGATTGTTTTCTAGATCTATGTGCAGAGTATGGAAATGATATAAGATGGTATACCGTGATCGCTAATGACCGGCTTGAACCGCTTCAAACAATTGTTAGCCATCCGGATGTTATGATAGGATTTAGTGATGCGGGTGCCCATTTACGTGGAATGGCCCATTATAATTTTCCGCTTCGATTGCTTAAGCTTGTGAGGGATGCAGAACTTGCAGGGAAGCCATTTATGACAATGGAAAAAGCAATTTCTAGAGTTACTGGAGAATTGGCAGATTGGTTGGGCATAGATGCAGGTCATATAGAGATTGGGAAGAGAGCTGATATAGTAATCGTCCGTCCTGAATTTTTGAATCAAGAGTTAGGAACGGATTGTGAAGCACCAATGCCTGAATTTGGAAATTTTGTACGTTTAGTTCGAAGGAATAATAAAACCGTGCAAGCTGTACTTGTGAATGGGAAAATTGCAGTTATTGACGGTGAACCTATAAGTGAAGTAGGAAAATCTAAGGATTATGGAAAATTTTTAGAATGCTACTTAGGAAACAATGATGCTGTACCTACAATGGATGAAGAAGTTGAACCCAATCTTGTAATGGCAGTAGGTTAA
- a CDS encoding DNA repair helicase XPB: protein MSKPLIVQSDKTMLLEVDNPEFEACRDILSRFAELEKSPEYLHTYRISPLSLWNAASTKMTAEEIIEGMQKYARYDVPRNIINDIKEQISRYGKVKLVKEETGELVIISNERGFLQEIGAHRAVQPFIETIEPDKILVKKEYRGHIKQALIKIGFPVEDLAGYDEGNKYAFNMKPVSKSGIKFGMRDYQRSSVEAFHAGGKNDGGSGVVVLPCGAGKTIVGMGVMQIVGAETLILVTNTLSIRQWKNEIIDKTDIPEEDIGEYSGEVKDIKPITIATYNILTHRKKKGGDFTHFHLFSAKNWGLIVYDEVHLLPAPVFRMTSELQSKRRLGLTATLVREDGLEEDVFSLIGPKKFDVPWKELEAKSWIAEAKCVEIRVPMEEDLRLKYSVADDREKFRLASENPEKLRGIRYIIQKHKNSHLLVIGQYINQLEVIAETFKIPLITGKTPLGERQELYQAFRSGEIRQLVVSKVANFSIDLPDANIAIQVSGTFGSRQEEAQRLGRILRPKSVDNTAVFYSLISRDTNEERFGQNRQLFLTEQGYEYQIYTLDQFAESLDNKPEEEAVSV, encoded by the coding sequence ATGAGCAAACCTTTGATCGTGCAGAGCGATAAAACCATGCTTCTTGAGGTGGACAATCCAGAATTTGAAGCCTGTAGGGACATATTATCCCGATTTGCCGAGCTTGAAAAAAGCCCGGAATATCTACATACTTATAGAATTTCACCTTTATCTCTTTGGAATGCAGCATCGACCAAGATGACAGCTGAAGAGATCATCGAGGGAATGCAGAAATATGCTAGATATGATGTTCCACGTAACATCATAAATGATATAAAAGAACAAATTTCCCGATATGGAAAGGTTAAACTTGTAAAAGAAGAAACTGGCGAATTGGTGATCATATCTAATGAGCGCGGATTTTTGCAAGAAATTGGAGCGCATCGTGCGGTTCAGCCTTTCATCGAAACTATTGAGCCAGACAAAATCTTAGTCAAAAAAGAATACCGTGGCCATATAAAACAAGCGTTAATCAAAATTGGATTTCCAGTCGAAGACCTTGCCGGCTATGACGAAGGCAATAAATATGCGTTCAATATGAAACCAGTTTCTAAGTCTGGAATCAAATTTGGAATGCGAGATTACCAAAGATCTAGTGTGGAAGCTTTCCATGCTGGTGGCAAAAACGATGGTGGATCTGGAGTAGTCGTTCTACCTTGTGGTGCTGGCAAGACAATCGTTGGAATGGGTGTCATGCAAATTGTTGGTGCAGAGACATTGATTCTTGTTACGAACACATTGTCCATTCGTCAATGGAAGAATGAAATTATTGACAAAACAGATATTCCAGAAGAAGACATCGGAGAATATTCAGGTGAAGTAAAAGATATTAAACCGATTACTATTGCGACATACAATATTCTCACACATAGAAAGAAAAAGGGTGGGGACTTTACTCACTTTCATCTATTTAGTGCTAAGAATTGGGGATTGATTGTCTATGATGAAGTGCATCTTTTACCTGCACCAGTATTCAGAATGACTTCTGAACTTCAATCGAAGAGAAGGCTCGGACTTACAGCGACTCTCGTCCGAGAAGATGGATTGGAGGAAGATGTATTCTCGCTTATCGGACCAAAGAAATTTGATGTCCCATGGAAAGAATTAGAAGCGAAGTCGTGGATTGCGGAAGCTAAATGTGTTGAGATCCGTGTTCCTATGGAAGAAGATCTTAGACTAAAATACAGTGTCGCTGATGATCGAGAGAAATTTCGTCTAGCATCTGAGAACCCGGAGAAATTACGTGGGATCAGATACATCATTCAAAAACACAAAAACTCTCATCTACTTGTCATTGGTCAGTATATCAATCAACTTGAAGTGATCGCTGAGACTTTCAAAATTCCTTTGATTACCGGCAAGACTCCGTTAGGTGAGAGGCAGGAATTGTACCAAGCTTTTCGATCGGGCGAGATTCGCCAGTTGGTTGTAAGTAAGGTCGCTAACTTTTCCATTGACTTACCAGATGCGAATATTGCCATTCAAGTTTCTGGAACATTTGGATCTAGACAAGAAGAAGCACAGCGCTTGGGTCGAATCCTCAGACCAAAATCGGTAGATAATACAGCCGTATTCTATTCATTGATCTCAAGGGATACAAATGAAGAAAGATTTGGTCAGAACAGACAATTATTTCTAACAGAACAAGGTTATGAATACCAGATCTATACTTTGGATCAATTTGCCGAATCTCTCGATAATAAACCAGAGGAAGAGGCCGTCTCGGTCTAA